The nucleotide sequence GCCGACGATGTTGGCGAGACCTTGTCCCACCAGTTCGCGGTTGGTGTCGATGCGCTGGCCGGTCTTGGCGCTGATCGCCTTGGAGATCGACGTCGCCTCCATGAAGCCGAGCAGGGCCATGACCAGCGCGGCCGGCAACAGAGGCAGCACCAGCGCCCAGTCGACGTGCGGCACCTGGAAGCCGGGCACGCCCGCGGGGATCGCGCCGACCACCTCGCCGCCACCCGTGAACGTGACCTCGCCGCCGGCGATGCCGCCGAAGCGCCAGTGCCCCGTGCCGAGCGGCTCGCTTTTCGGCATCTCGCCGGCCACCGCGAAACGCGGCGCGCCGTCGGCACCGCTCTGCTGGGTGAAGTCGACACGGTGCAGCTGGATGCGCAGCGTCATCATGCGATCGCCGAGCGCGTAGGCAGCGGCCTGGCTGCGTGCGATGTCGCCCTTGAGGTCGAGCAGCGTGTCGAGCGGCGCACCGTCATCCTCGGCACGCGCAAGTTCGGACTGCAGGCGCGCCGCCGTCTCGTTGTGGCGCTGCAGCTCGGCGGTCGCCTGGTCGAGTTGCATCACCTGCGCGCGCACGCCGGGGTCCTCGATCGCGTCGACGCCGGCCTTCGCCGTGCGCTCGAAGTCGATCGCATAGCTCGCGAGCGTTGTGACGACGATCGCGATCAGCACGCCGGGCAGGCGCGGCAGGCGCTTCTGCAGCACGAGGATGAGCGCGAACGCCCCGAGGCCGAACCCCAGCGTCGGCCAGTGGGTACTGCCGAGCTGCTGCAGCACGACCCAGAGATCGCCGAGGAACCAGTCGCTGCGAGGCATCGGCACGTTGACGAGCTTGTTGAGCTGGGACAGGCCGATGATCAGCGCGGCGGCGTTGGTGAAGCCGATGATGACCGGATGCGACAGAAAGTTCACGACCACGCCGAGCCGGAAGAGGCCCAGCGCCAGACGCAGGATGCCGACCATCAGCGCGAGCATCAGCGACAGCGCGATGAAGGTCTCGCTGCCGGTCGCGGCGTAGGGGATCAGCGCGGCGGCCGACATCAGGGACAGCATCGCGGTCGGGCCCGTGTGCAGCTGGCGCAGCGATCCCCACAGCGAGGCGACGATCACCGGCAGGAAGCCGGCGTAAAGGCCGTACACTACCGGTAAACCCGCGAGCTGGGCATAGGCCATGCTCTGCGGCACCAGGATCAGCGACACCGTGATGCCGGCGAGCAGGTCCGCGCGCAGGCTCTCCCGCGTCATCGGGAACCACGCGAGGAAAGGCAGAAAACGTAGTAGCGGATTCGGACGCGTCGTCATGATCTCTCCGTCAGGC is from Thiobacillus denitrificans ATCC 25259 and encodes:
- a CDS encoding SulP family inorganic anion transporter — protein: MTTRPNPLLRFLPFLAWFPMTRESLRADLLAGITVSLILVPQSMAYAQLAGLPVVYGLYAGFLPVIVASLWGSLRQLHTGPTAMLSLMSAAALIPYAATGSETFIALSLMLALMVGILRLALGLFRLGVVVNFLSHPVIIGFTNAAALIIGLSQLNKLVNVPMPRSDWFLGDLWVVLQQLGSTHWPTLGFGLGAFALILVLQKRLPRLPGVLIAIVVTTLASYAIDFERTAKAGVDAIEDPGVRAQVMQLDQATAELQRHNETAARLQSELARAEDDGAPLDTLLDLKGDIARSQAAAYALGDRMMTLRIQLHRVDFTQQSGADGAPRFAVAGEMPKSEPLGTGHWRFGGIAGGEVTFTGGGEVVGAIPAGVPGFQVPHVDWALVLPLLPAALVMALLGFMEATSISKAISAKTGQRIDTNRELVGQGLANIVGSFFHAYVVSGSFSRSAVAAREGARTGLFAIVSALGVLAVMLFLTPLLYHLPQAVLAAVIMLAVFGLVRVAPLFHAWKVNRPDAVIGIATFVATVAMAPALANGILLGVGLTVALYLFRNMRPRAEILGRHPDGVLGGIDTHNLPAVSEHYVALRFDGSLNFVNVAYFEDVVLQALERFPHAKAVLVIGSGINDLDVSGEEKLRALVEQLRARNVNLYFSSLKRQVLAAFERSGLSSVIPGDHIFKTKEVALKTLDACYGSGRIGPAVPA